One Oryza glaberrima chromosome 10, OglaRS2, whole genome shotgun sequence DNA segment encodes these proteins:
- the LOC127752483 gene encoding cytochrome c-type biogenesis protein CcmE homolog, mitochondrial encodes MASSRLLSSRRLLPALLHTPSPVPIPRAAAAGEVGGTPVASFLRRPARFFSSAARRGPARPRATDIGARARQLQSRRLWTYALTFGCAAGFVVTVLATFQDQLVFYLTPTDALARYATDRSKSRVRLGGLVLEGSVAHPSASSSEIEFVVTDLITDVLVRYEGALPDLFREGHSVVVEGFLKPFTDDLRRDTAGRKVSDKARDCECFFSATEVLAKHDEKYMPKEVGEALERNKKKLEEEAAAAAAASQESATAAVALDGAKSSS; translated from the coding sequence ATGGCGTCCtcgcgcctcctctcctcccgccgcctcctccccgccctCCTCCACACGCCCAGCCCCGTCCCAatcccacgcgccgccgccgccggagaggttGGGGGAACGCCGGTGGCTTCCTTCCTCCGGCGGCCCGCGCGGTTTTTCTCctccgcggcgcggcgcgggccggcgcggccgcgggcgacggacatcggggcgcgggcgcggcagcTGCAGAGCAGGCGGCTGTGGACGTACGCGCTCACCTTCGGGTGCGCGGCCGGGTTCGTGGTCACCGTGCTCGCCACGTTCCAGGACCAGCTCGTCTTCTACCTCACCCCGACCGACGCGCTCGCGCGCTACGCCACCGACCGGTCCAAGTCCCGCGTCCGCCTCGGGGGGCTCGTCCTCGAGGGCTCCGTCGCCcacccctccgcctcctcctccgagaTCGAGTTCGTCGTCACCGACCTCATCACCGACGTCCTCGTCCGCTACGAGGGCGCGCTCCCCGACCTCTTCCGCGAGGGCCactccgtcgtcgtcgagggCTTCCTCAAGCCGTTCACCGACGACCTCCGCCGCGACACCGCGGGGAGGAAGGTCTCGGACAAGGCCCGGGACTGCGAGTGCTTCTTCAGCGCCACCGAGGTGCTCGCCAAGCACGACGAGAAGTACATGCCCAAGGAGGTCGGCGAGGCGCTCGAGCGCAACAAGAAGAAGCTTGAGGaggaggctgccgccgccgccgctgcctctcaagagtcggcgacggccgcggtTGCTTTGGATGGAGCCAAGTCGAGCTCATAA
- the LOC127753268 gene encoding pistil-specific extensin-like protein, translating into MAWRRTLLALVAVAAAAAAAATRADAWHNYGAAKFTVTGSVLCQDCTKSWNAYAYNAKPIPGSMVGITCLDKETGRTVYHGTDKTDDKGMFNIEVPYTVGSAHLHPSACLVRLTSSGDHGCAVFTNFNGGKTGERPCRPSHVYPGRVTYSAGPFYFTLSQCDVKDGATY; encoded by the exons ATGGCGTGGAGGAGGACGTTGCTCGCGCTGgtggccgtcgcggcggcggcggcggcggcggcgacgcgcgccgATGCGTGGCACAACTACGGCGCGGCCAAGTTCACGGTGACCGGCTCGGTGCTGTGCCAGGACTGCACCAAGAGCTGGAACGCCTACGCCTACAACGCCAAGCCCATTCCAG GGAGCATGGTGGGCATCACCTGCCTAGACAAGGAGACGGGAAGGACGGTGTACCACGGGACAGACAAGACGGATGACAAGGGTATGTTCAATATTGAGGTGCCGTACACTGTCGGCAGCGCCCACCTCCACCCATCAGCATGCCTCGTCCGCCTCACCTCCTCCGGGGACCACGGTTGCGCCGTCTTCACCAACTTCAATGGCGGTAAGACTGGCGAGCGGCCGTGCCGCCCCTCCCATGTCTACCCCGGAAGGGTCACCTACTCCGCCGGCCCCTTCTACTTCACCCTGTCCCAATGTGACGTTAAGGACGGTGCCACCTACTGA